The Fragaria vesca subsp. vesca linkage group LG2, FraVesHawaii_1.0, whole genome shotgun sequence genome includes a window with the following:
- the LOC101304237 gene encoding photosystem II reaction center PSB28 protein, chloroplastic-like, with product MATLQSSLAFSSPASHCLQQSRSHSGLLSWAVHRSAESTFNGQSLRISRPQWVPLRRSIQASRSITMMAKTKIQFIQGTDEQTIPDVRLTKSKDGTNGVATFRFEQPSVFDSSGEFGDITGFYMIDEEGVLSSVDVNAKFVNGKPAGIEAKYIMRTPREWDRFMRFMERYANDNGLSFIKK from the exons ATGGCAACCTTGCAGTCTTCACTTGCATTCTCCTCTCCAGCCTCCCACTGTCTCCAGCAGTCACGCTCTCATTCTG GGTTGTTATCATGGGCGGTTCATAGAAGTGCCGAGTCCACATTCAATGGCCAGTCTTTGCGCATTTCTCGGCCCCAATGGGTGCCACTAAGGCGGTCTATTCAAGCTTCTAGGTCCATCACAATGATGGCGAAAACAAAAATTCAGTTTATCCAAGGAACTGATGAGCAGACAATACCAGATGTGAGGCTAACCAAATCGAAAGATGGTACCAATGGCGTGGCTACATTCAGGTTTGAGCAGCCTTCTGTTTTCGACTCATCTGGCGAATTTGGTGATATCACTGGCTTTTACATGATTGATGAAGAAGGGGTCCTTTCATCTGTTGATGTTAACGCAAAATTTGTAAACGGAAAGCCTGCAGGAATTGAAGCAAAGTATATCATGCGGACACCAAGAGAATGGGACAGATTTATGAGATTCATGGAGCGCTATGCTAATGACAACGGCTTGAGTTTCATTAAAAAATGA